The following are encoded in a window of Ruminiclostridium herbifermentans genomic DNA:
- the mtaB gene encoding tRNA (N(6)-L-threonylcarbamoyladenosine(37)-C(2))-methylthiotransferase MtaB, producing the protein MSIFTLGCKVNQYESEAVSSIFEQNGYEVVPFEQSSDVYIINTCTVTSLSDRKSRQSIRKAKKNNPNAIVVVMGCYAQTSSNEILKIPEVNMVIGTKDRDKILDYINRIEEGECKINAVDNIMSTRDFEELKVSSYKERTRACLKIQEGCSQFCSYCIIPYARGPIRSRKPEAIIQEVKELSENGFTEIVLTGIHLASYGKDLKTTSLLDIIQRINVIEGIKRIRIGSLEPTTITEEFVKAANKMPKLCPHYHLSLQSGCDNTLKAMNRKYTTNEYRYSVELLKRHIPDVAITTDIMVGFPGETEEDFEVSLNFAREMGFSKIHVFKFSPRTGTPAASFDNQVSPQEKERRSQLMLELSNNLEREYLDNYVRREMEVLYEQELHGKKGFMEGLTKNYIRVIAEGGKELKGVLKNTKLEKVNGDFFEGIILKA; encoded by the coding sequence ATGTCAATATTTACTCTCGGTTGTAAGGTAAATCAATATGAATCGGAAGCCGTATCATCAATTTTTGAACAAAATGGGTATGAGGTTGTACCCTTTGAACAAAGTTCAGATGTTTATATAATTAATACATGTACAGTTACCAGCCTTAGTGATAGAAAATCAAGGCAATCAATCAGAAAGGCAAAAAAGAACAATCCTAATGCAATAGTTGTAGTAATGGGATGCTATGCTCAGACTTCTTCTAATGAAATTCTGAAGATACCAGAAGTTAATATGGTAATAGGCACTAAAGATAGGGACAAAATATTAGATTATATTAACAGAATAGAAGAAGGGGAATGTAAAATAAATGCAGTTGATAATATTATGTCTACTAGAGATTTTGAAGAACTAAAGGTAAGCTCATATAAAGAGAGAACCAGAGCTTGCTTGAAAATACAGGAGGGCTGCAGTCAATTTTGCTCATATTGCATAATACCTTATGCCAGAGGCCCAATCAGGAGCAGAAAACCAGAGGCTATAATACAAGAGGTTAAAGAGTTATCTGAAAATGGTTTTACAGAAATTGTACTGACAGGTATTCATCTTGCTTCATATGGGAAAGATTTAAAAACAACAAGCTTGCTTGATATAATACAAAGAATAAATGTAATTGAAGGAATTAAAAGAATAAGAATAGGTTCTTTAGAACCAACTACTATTACTGAGGAATTTGTGAAAGCCGCTAATAAGATGCCAAAGCTATGTCCTCATTATCACTTATCTTTGCAAAGTGGCTGTGATAACACACTTAAAGCAATGAACAGGAAGTACACCACCAATGAGTATAGATATTCTGTAGAGCTTCTTAAGAGGCATATTCCTGATGTTGCTATAACAACAGATATAATGGTAGGATTTCCAGGAGAGACAGAAGAAGACTTTGAAGTATCCTTAAATTTTGCTAGAGAAATGGGATTTTCTAAGATACATGTTTTTAAGTTCTCGCCAAGGACTGGAACGCCTGCCGCAAGCTTTGATAATCAAGTAAGCCCCCAAGAAAAAGAAAGAAGAAGTCAGCTAATGCTGGAATTATCTAATAATCTTGAAAGAGAGTATTTAGATAACTATGTGAGAAGAGAGATGGAAGTACTTTACGAACAAGAGTTGCATGGCAAAAAAGGATTCATGGAAGGTCTTACAAAGAATTATATAAGGGTTATAGCAGAAGGTGGCAAAGAGTTAAAGGGTGTTTTAAAAAACACAAAGCTGGAAAAGGTTAATGGTGATTTCTTTGAAGGCATAATTTTGAAGGCATAA
- a CDS encoding DUF1292 domain-containing protein → MGEDERDDIVVLIGEDGEEVEFEHLDTIEMNGNEYVILLPLDEQDEEVDEVVILKVDHNEDGEDAFITVDNEEELNEVFEEFKERMEEEYDFDE, encoded by the coding sequence ATGGGTGAAGATGAAAGAGATGATATTGTAGTTTTAATTGGAGAAGATGGAGAAGAAGTTGAGTTCGAGCATCTTGATACAATTGAAATGAATGGAAATGAATACGTTATTCTGCTTCCATTAGATGAGCAGGATGAGGAAGTTGATGAAGTTGTTATTCTAAAGGTAGACCACAATGAAGACGGTGAAGATGCCTTTATAACAGTTGATAATGAAGAAGAATTAAATGAGGTTTTTGAAGAGTTTAAAGAAAGAATGGAAGAAGAATACGACTTTGATGAATAA
- a CDS encoding IreB family regulatory phosphoprotein, protein MGINETMMFNVDNDKENEAKEILISVYGALKEKGYNPINQMVGYILSGDPTYITNFKNARSIIRRLERDELLEEVLKFYLESNNNAAE, encoded by the coding sequence ATGGGTATTAACGAAACAATGATGTTCAATGTAGATAATGACAAGGAGAACGAAGCAAAGGAAATACTGATTTCCGTGTATGGAGCGTTGAAAGAAAAAGGGTATAATCCTATTAATCAAATGGTAGGATATATATTATCAGGAGATCCTACTTACATTACAAACTTTAAGAATGCAAGAAGTATTATTAGAAGACTAGAACGAGATGAACTTCTTGAAGAGGTTTTGAAATTTTATCTAGAGAGTAATAATAATGCTGCTGAATAA
- the ruvX gene encoding Holliday junction resolvase RuvX, whose amino-acid sequence MRILGIDYGDSRIGIAVSDPMGWTAQGIETVKCKDGLKKALSRIQEIITQYDIKDIVIGYPLNMNGTKGPRAERTEEFINKLLSFGEFNIIKWDERLTTVSAHRTMNELGIKATNKKNIVDTMSAVFILQGYLDRQANNKT is encoded by the coding sequence ATGCGGATATTAGGCATAGACTATGGAGATTCAAGGATAGGCATTGCTGTTAGTGACCCTATGGGTTGGACAGCTCAGGGTATTGAAACTGTAAAATGCAAGGATGGACTAAAGAAGGCATTATCTAGAATTCAAGAAATAATTACCCAATATGATATAAAAGATATTGTTATTGGATACCCTTTAAATATGAATGGTACTAAGGGTCCAAGGGCTGAGAGAACAGAAGAATTTATTAATAAGCTTCTATCCTTTGGAGAGTTTAACATTATTAAATGGGATGAGAGACTCACAACTGTTTCTGCTCACAGAACCATGAACGAACTTGGCATTAAGGCGACTAACAAGAAGAATATAGTAGATACGATGTCTGCAGTGTTTATACTACAAGGATATTTGGATAGACAAGCAAATAATAAAACTTAA
- the nuoF gene encoding NADH-quinone oxidoreductase subunit NuoF, with amino-acid sequence MHLYRAHVLVCAGTGCTSSNSVKVMEEMNTLLLANKLDKEVQIVKTGCFGLCAEGPIVVVYPEGAMYTRVEVSDVKEIVEEHLLKGRIVKRLLAGEKEAEDISKSLEGVDFFKRQTRIALRNCGLINPENIDEYIAFDGYKALEKVLTEMKPEEVIDVMKQSGLRGRGGAGFPTGLKWSFAAQQVNDVKYVCCNADEGDPGAFMDRSVLEGDPHSLIEAMAIAGYAIGSSQGFVYVRAEYPIAVKRLQIAIEQAKEYGLLGDNILGTGFKFDLEIRLGAGAFVCGEETALMTSIEGHRGEPRPRPPFPAVKGLWQKPSILNNVETYANIPVIILKGAEWFSSIGTEKSKGTKVFAIGGKINNTGLVEVPMGTTLREVVYDIGGGIPKGKKFKAAQMGGPSGGCVPAEHLDIPIDYDSLLSIGAMMGSGGLIVMDEDTCMVDIAKFFLEFTVDESCGKCPPCRIGTKRMLEILTRITEGKGEEGDIEKLEELAKNIKTAALCGLGQTAPNPILSTIRYFRDEYEAHIKDKKCTAGVCTAMLQYTIDAAKCKSCGLCAKVCPMNCISGEKKVPYVIDQAKCAKCGACVEKCPFKAISKI; translated from the coding sequence ATGCATTTATATAGAGCACATGTGCTGGTTTGTGCAGGTACTGGTTGTACATCTTCCAACTCAGTAAAAGTAATGGAAGAAATGAACACTTTACTTTTAGCAAACAAATTGGACAAGGAAGTTCAAATAGTTAAAACAGGATGTTTTGGTCTTTGTGCAGAGGGTCCTATTGTTGTAGTGTACCCAGAAGGTGCAATGTATACTAGAGTAGAGGTTTCTGATGTAAAAGAGATAGTAGAAGAGCATTTGCTTAAAGGAAGAATAGTAAAGAGGCTGCTTGCTGGTGAAAAGGAAGCTGAGGATATATCAAAATCACTAGAGGGTGTTGATTTCTTTAAAAGACAAACTCGAATTGCATTAAGAAACTGCGGACTTATTAATCCTGAAAACATAGATGAATATATAGCATTTGACGGTTATAAAGCACTTGAGAAAGTATTAACTGAAATGAAGCCTGAAGAGGTTATTGACGTAATGAAACAATCAGGCTTAAGAGGAAGAGGTGGCGCAGGATTCCCTACAGGCTTAAAATGGAGTTTTGCTGCACAGCAGGTAAATGATGTTAAATATGTATGTTGTAATGCCGATGAAGGTGACCCAGGAGCATTCATGGATAGAAGTGTTCTTGAAGGAGACCCACATTCACTTATTGAAGCGATGGCAATAGCAGGATATGCAATTGGTTCATCACAAGGTTTTGTATATGTAAGAGCAGAGTACCCTATAGCAGTTAAGAGATTACAAATTGCTATTGAGCAAGCTAAAGAATATGGATTACTTGGTGACAATATTCTCGGTACTGGCTTCAAATTTGATTTAGAAATTAGACTTGGTGCGGGAGCATTTGTTTGCGGTGAAGAAACTGCGCTAATGACATCAATTGAAGGTCACAGAGGTGAGCCAAGACCAAGACCTCCATTCCCAGCAGTTAAGGGTCTATGGCAGAAGCCTTCAATATTAAATAACGTTGAAACTTATGCTAATATACCAGTTATTATATTAAAGGGTGCTGAGTGGTTCTCAAGCATCGGAACTGAAAAGAGTAAAGGAACAAAGGTTTTCGCAATTGGTGGTAAGATTAATAATACTGGTCTTGTTGAAGTACCAATGGGTACAACTCTAAGAGAAGTTGTTTATGACATAGGCGGAGGAATTCCAAAGGGTAAGAAATTTAAAGCTGCTCAAATGGGAGGACCTTCAGGCGGATGTGTTCCTGCAGAGCATTTGGATATACCTATTGATTACGATTCATTGCTTTCAATCGGTGCTATGATGGGTTCTGGCGGACTTATTGTTATGGACGAAGATACCTGTATGGTTGATATAGCTAAATTCTTCTTGGAATTTACAGTTGATGAGTCCTGTGGTAAATGTCCTCCATGTAGAATTGGAACTAAGCGTATGCTTGAGATATTGACAAGAATCACTGAAGGAAAAGGTGAAGAAGGAGATATTGAAAAGCTTGAGGAATTAGCAAAGAATATCAAAACTGCTGCATTGTGTGGATTGGGTCAAACAGCTCCAAACCCTATTCTTAGTACAATAAGATACTTTAGAGACGAATATGAGGCACATATTAAAGATAAGAAATGTACAGCAGGTGTTTGTACAGCTATGCTTCAATACACTATTGATGCTGCTAAGTGTAAGAGCTGCGGATTGTGTGCAAAAGTTTGTCCTATGAACTGTATCAGTGGAGAAAAGAAAGTTCCTTACGTTATAGATCAGGCTAAATGTGCAAAATGCGGTGCTTGTGTGGAAAAATGTCCATTCAAAGCTATTTCAAAAATATAA
- the nuoE gene encoding NADH-quinone oxidoreductase subunit NuoE has protein sequence MSENKCCCGCVDQNDLKLKEIIEKYKDTRGALIPVLHEAQEAYGYLPVDVLKKISEGLNVSLAEIYGVVTFYTQFSLNPKGRFSINICLGTACYVKGAGEILEKFKELLGIDVGQCTPDGKFSLDACRCIGACGLAPVLTINEDVHGRLVADDVAGILEKYKDL, from the coding sequence ATGAGTGAAAACAAGTGTTGCTGCGGATGCGTAGATCAAAATGACTTGAAGCTCAAAGAAATTATTGAAAAATACAAGGACACAAGGGGTGCTTTGATTCCTGTGCTGCATGAAGCGCAAGAAGCATATGGCTATTTACCTGTTGATGTTCTTAAAAAGATTTCAGAGGGACTTAATGTTTCATTGGCTGAAATCTATGGCGTTGTTACATTTTATACCCAGTTCTCACTAAATCCAAAAGGTCGTTTTAGTATTAATATTTGTTTAGGTACTGCTTGTTATGTAAAGGGTGCCGGGGAAATACTCGAAAAATTTAAAGAATTATTGGGTATTGATGTTGGACAGTGTACTCCAGATGGAAAATTTTCACTTGATGCATGCAGATGTATAGGTGCATGTGGTCTTGCTCCAGTACTTACAATAAATGAAGATGTTCATGGAAGACTAGTAGCTGATGATGTTGCTGGTATTCTAGAAAAATATAAAGACCTATAA
- a CDS encoding NADH-dependent [FeFe] hydrogenase, group A6, whose product MATVNITIDSKKLQVEQGLTILEAARQANIKIPTLCFLKDINEVGACRMCLVEIKGARTLQASCVYPVSEGLEIYTQSPSVREARKVTLELILSNHDKKCLTCVRSKNCELQTLAEELNIKELRFEGETNNYPLDDFSPSIVRDQNKCILCRRCVSVCKDVQTVNVISATERGFKSAIGCAFDLSLADVPCTNCGQCISVCPVGALREKDDTDKVWKALANPELHVVVQTAPAVRVAIGEEFGLPIGTRCTGKMVAALSKLGFAKVFDTDTAADLTIMEEGTELLNRIQNGGKLPVITSCSPGWIKFCEHNYPEFLDNLSSCKSPHEMFGAVLKSYYAEKMGIDPAKIFVVSIMPCTAKKYEAARPELSANGLADVDVVLTTREAAKMIKEAGIDFNNLEDREFDDPMGEATGAAVIFGATGGVMEAALRTVAEILEGKSLDNIEYTAVRGTEGIKEATVEFGGKKIKAAVANGLGNARKLLDSMKDGAEYDFVEIMACPGGCVNGGGQPIQPSSVRSWTDLRAERAKAIYEEDASLPIRKSHENPIVKKMYEEYFEKPGSHKAHELLHTHYTARANYPEK is encoded by the coding sequence ATGGCAACAGTAAATATTACAATAGATAGCAAAAAACTTCAAGTTGAACAAGGTTTAACTATTTTAGAGGCAGCTAGACAGGCTAATATAAAAATACCAACACTTTGCTTCCTAAAAGATATAAACGAAGTAGGCGCTTGCAGAATGTGCCTTGTTGAGATAAAGGGAGCAAGAACTCTTCAAGCTTCATGTGTATATCCTGTATCAGAAGGCTTAGAAATATATACTCAAAGTCCAAGCGTTAGAGAAGCAAGGAAGGTTACTTTAGAACTTATTTTATCAAATCATGATAAAAAGTGCTTAACATGTGTTAGAAGCAAAAATTGTGAATTACAAACTCTTGCTGAAGAGTTAAACATTAAAGAACTCAGATTTGAGGGTGAAACAAATAACTATCCATTAGATGATTTCTCACCTTCAATTGTAAGAGATCAGAATAAATGTATTCTTTGCAGACGCTGTGTAAGTGTATGTAAAGATGTGCAGACTGTTAATGTTATAAGTGCTACTGAAAGAGGTTTCAAATCAGCTATAGGCTGTGCATTTGATTTATCCTTGGCAGATGTTCCATGTACTAATTGCGGACAGTGTATAAGTGTTTGTCCTGTTGGAGCATTAAGAGAAAAGGACGATACAGATAAGGTTTGGAAGGCTTTAGCAAATCCAGAACTTCATGTAGTAGTTCAGACTGCTCCTGCTGTTAGAGTTGCAATTGGTGAAGAATTTGGCTTACCAATAGGAACTAGATGCACAGGAAAAATGGTTGCAGCATTAAGTAAATTAGGTTTTGCTAAGGTATTTGACACAGATACTGCTGCTGACTTAACAATAATGGAAGAGGGAACAGAACTCCTCAATAGAATTCAAAATGGCGGAAAGCTTCCTGTTATAACATCATGTAGTCCAGGATGGATTAAATTCTGTGAGCACAACTACCCAGAATTCCTAGACAATCTTTCTTCATGTAAGTCACCTCATGAAATGTTTGGTGCTGTATTAAAATCATATTATGCTGAGAAGATGGGAATTGATCCAGCAAAAATATTTGTTGTTTCAATAATGCCATGTACTGCTAAGAAATATGAGGCTGCAAGACCTGAATTATCTGCTAATGGCTTAGCTGATGTTGATGTTGTTCTTACAACTAGAGAAGCTGCTAAAATGATAAAAGAGGCTGGTATTGACTTTAATAATCTTGAAGATAGAGAATTTGACGATCCTATGGGTGAAGCAACTGGTGCAGCTGTAATATTCGGTGCAACTGGTGGTGTTATGGAAGCCGCTCTTAGAACTGTTGCTGAGATTTTAGAGGGTAAATCTCTAGACAATATTGAATATACTGCTGTTAGAGGTACAGAAGGAATCAAGGAAGCCACAGTTGAGTTTGGCGGGAAGAAAATTAAGGCTGCAGTTGCAAATGGTTTAGGTAATGCTAGAAAGCTTCTTGATAGCATGAAGGATGGAGCAGAATATGATTTCGTTGAAATTATGGCTTGCCCAGGTGGATGTGTAAATGGTGGCGGACAGCCTATACAGCCATCTTCTGTTAGAAGCTGGACTGATTTGAGAGCTGAGAGAGCAAAGGCTATATATGAAGAAGATGCAAGCTTACCAATCAGAAAGTCCCATGAAAATCCAATTGTAAAGAAGATGTATGAAGAGTATTTTGAGAAACCAGGAAGCCACAAGGCACATGAGTTATTGCATACTCATTATACAGCTAGAGCCAATTATCCAGAAAAATAG
- a CDS encoding (2Fe-2S) ferredoxin domain-containing protein gives MKSIAELEEIRKKTLEKISLRTNADGIRVVVGMATCGIAAGARPVMNAFVEEINKRSLNNVSVSMTGCIGVCKLEPVVEVIDKDGNKTTYVKMTAEKAARVVVEHIVNGQVCLDLTIGAVEK, from the coding sequence ATGAAATCGATAGCTGAATTAGAGGAGATAAGAAAGAAGACTCTTGAAAAAATTTCTCTGAGAACAAATGCTGATGGAATCAGAGTTGTTGTAGGAATGGCTACATGTGGTATTGCGGCAGGTGCTAGACCAGTTATGAATGCATTTGTTGAAGAAATAAATAAAAGAAGTTTAAATAACGTTTCCGTATCTATGACAGGCTGTATTGGTGTATGTAAGCTTGAGCCAGTTGTAGAGGTTATTGACAAAGACGGAAATAAAACTACCTATGTTAAAATGACTGCTGAAAAAGCGGCGAGAGTGGTTGTTGAACATATAGTTAACGGCCAAGTGTGCCTTGACTTGACTATTGGAGCGGTAGAGAAGTAA
- a CDS encoding ATP-binding protein: MRDLSLHILDIVQNSLKANSTIVKLHIFEKAECNKLGLIIEDNGIGMDSDFLKKVDDPFTTTRTTRKIGLGIPMLKESALKCEGEFNICSEKNIGTKVFATFSIDHIDRLPIGDVGSTMTALITASPDTHFILLAESVKGTFILDTEEIKKTLNGEDGGSEMQNLISINEFAVIQWLKEYINEGLKNIFGGVLNEIDS; this comes from the coding sequence ATGAGGGATTTGTCACTTCACATTCTTGATATAGTTCAAAATTCTTTAAAAGCAAATTCAACAATTGTTAAATTACATATTTTCGAAAAGGCTGAGTGCAATAAACTTGGATTAATAATTGAAGATAACGGTATCGGTATGGACAGTGATTTTTTAAAAAAAGTTGATGATCCATTTACAACTACAAGGACCACTAGGAAAATTGGGTTGGGAATACCTATGCTTAAAGAATCTGCACTTAAATGTGAAGGCGAATTCAATATTTGCTCTGAAAAAAATATAGGAACAAAAGTATTTGCTACTTTTTCAATTGACCATATTGACCGACTTCCTATAGGTGACGTTGGAAGCACAATGACTGCATTAATAACTGCAAGTCCGGATACCCATTTTATTTTGCTGGCAGAGAGCGTGAAGGGAACATTTATACTTGATACGGAAGAAATAAAGAAAACCCTTAACGGTGAAGATGGCGGAAGTGAAATGCAAAATTTGATTAGTATAAATGAATTCGCAGTTATACAGTGGTTGAAAGAGTATATTAATGAAGGTTTAAAAAATATTTTTGGAGGTGTACTTAATGAAATCGATAGCTGA